A single Candoia aspera isolate rCanAsp1 chromosome 5, rCanAsp1.hap2, whole genome shotgun sequence DNA region contains:
- the LOC134498612 gene encoding olfactory receptor 52M1-like, with amino-acid sequence MTAASYNACLSPPAFVLLGIPQLEAVHAWLSIPFGFLYLLAMLGNCTLLFVIRAEPGLHQPMYLFLSMLAVTDLVLSSSTLPKLLAIFWFSSKEIGFHACLLQMFVIHSFATVESGIFLAMAYDRYVAICTPLRHKAILTHSAVVKIGVAALLRGFLYISPLPLLVRRLTRYRTNIIAHSYCEHMAVVMLSCEDTSISNIYGMAIGFLILTVDSLGIGVSYVLILRAVMNLDTAEARLKSFSTCSSHICAILAFYIPIAVSSLTHRFGHQVSPPTHILLANFYLIFPPVLNPIVYTVRTKEMQRKLAKTLSWAQRRARGLL; translated from the coding sequence ATGACAGCTGCCTCCTACAACGCCTGTCTCAGCCCACCTGCCTTCGTCCTCCTGGGCATTCCTCAGCTGGAAGCGGTCCACGCGTGGCTGTCCATCCCCTTTGGCTTCCTCTACCTCCTGGCCATGCTTGGGAACTGCACCCTCCTCTTCGTCATCAGGGCAGAGCCCGGCCTCCACCAGCCCATGTACCTCTTCCTTTCCATGCTGGCCGTCACTGACCTGGTGCTCTCCTCCTCCACCCTGCCCAAGCTGCTGGCCATCTTCTGGTTCAGCAGCAAGGAGATTGGCTTCCACGCGTGCCTCCTCCAGATGTTCGTCATCCATTCCTTTGCCACGGTGGAATCAGGGATTTTCCTTGCCATGGCTTATGACCGTTACGTGGCGATATGTACCCCCTTGAGACACAAGGCCATCTTAACCCATTCGGCGGTGGTCAAGATTGGGGTGGCAGCTCTCCTGAGGGGCTTCCTCTACATCTCTCCCCTTCCTTTGCTTGTGAGGAGACTGACCCGCTACCGCACCAACATCATTGCGCACTCTTATTGTGAGCACATGGCTGTGGTGATGCTCTCCTGTGAGGACACCTCCATCAGCAACATCTACGGCATGGCCATTGGCTTCCTGATACTCACCGTTGACTCCCTGGGCATTGGGGTGTCTTATGTCCTGATCCTCCGGGCAGTGATGAATTTGGACACAGCAGAGGCCCGACTCAAATCTTTCAGCACTTGTAGCTCCCACATTTGTGCCATCCTAGCTTTCTACATCCCCATAGCAGTCTCCTCCCTGACCCACAGGTTTGGCCACCAGGTGTCTCCTCCAACTCACATTCTTCTGGCCAACTTCTATCTCATCTTTCCCCCTGTCCTGAATCCCATTGTTTACACTGTCCGGACCAAAGAAATGCAGAGGAAGTTAGCCAAGACGCTATCCTGGGCCCAGAGACGAGCCAGAGGCCTTTTGTAA